A stretch of the Halomonas sp. CH40 genome encodes the following:
- a CDS encoding MFS transporter — protein MPTPTPQRSWRDAFAVYWHAPVITMLFLGFSAGLPFLLVFSTLSAWLRSDGVEVAAIGFFAWVGMLYSIKFFWAPIVDRLALPVLTRSFGQRRGWMLLAQAMMVAGLVGLASLEPQGNLVWVAVFALLVAFGSATQDIAIDAFRIESADDDIQAAMASTYIIGYRGGLMAAGAGALFVAAATSWNIAYLCMAALVGVGVITVLLRPEPARNSLTIQLAHEPKVRAFLRASRGKPRWLRRLGAWSIGAIICPFSDFFRRYGMKALWVLVFIGVFRISDLAMASMANPLYIDLGFSLATIANVTNIFGIAMSVTGGILGGLLVARYGIGPLLILGAVMVMLTNLLFALLAMIGNQLPMLVVTIVGDNLANGLASAVFIAFLSSLTSRAYTATQYALFSSLMTLPGKFISGFGGIMVTSQGYASFFVAAALLGLPAVALAIWVSRDKQLVPAPKVVST, from the coding sequence ATGCCCACCCCAACGCCGCAACGCAGCTGGCGGGACGCCTTTGCTGTGTACTGGCATGCGCCGGTTATTACCATGCTGTTTCTGGGGTTTTCTGCCGGTCTGCCCTTTCTGCTGGTATTTTCCACCCTTTCTGCCTGGCTACGCAGCGATGGCGTTGAAGTCGCGGCGATTGGTTTCTTTGCCTGGGTAGGCATGCTCTATTCGATCAAGTTTTTCTGGGCGCCGATTGTCGACCGCTTAGCCCTGCCGGTACTTACGCGCAGCTTTGGCCAGCGGCGCGGCTGGATGCTGTTGGCCCAGGCCATGATGGTCGCCGGGCTGGTAGGGCTTGCCAGTCTGGAACCTCAGGGAAATCTGGTTTGGGTCGCGGTCTTCGCGCTGCTGGTCGCCTTTGGTTCCGCCACCCAGGATATTGCCATTGATGCGTTTCGGATCGAATCTGCCGATGACGATATCCAGGCGGCCATGGCGTCTACCTATATTATTGGTTACCGGGGCGGCTTGATGGCCGCGGGCGCCGGGGCACTGTTTGTGGCCGCCGCTACCTCATGGAATATCGCCTATCTGTGCATGGCGGCGTTAGTCGGTGTAGGGGTCATTACGGTGCTGCTGCGCCCTGAACCAGCGCGCAATTCATTGACCATTCAACTTGCCCACGAACCCAAAGTCCGTGCCTTTTTACGCGCCAGCCGCGGCAAGCCTCGCTGGCTACGGCGCCTGGGCGCCTGGAGCATTGGTGCGATCATCTGCCCGTTCAGCGATTTCTTCCGCCGCTATGGTATGAAGGCACTCTGGGTGCTGGTGTTTATCGGCGTCTTCCGGATCAGCGATCTGGCCATGGCTTCCATGGCCAATCCTCTGTATATCGATCTGGGCTTTTCCCTGGCCACCATCGCTAACGTTACCAATATTTTTGGCATTGCCATGAGCGTGACCGGCGGCATTCTGGGCGGGCTTCTGGTAGCCCGCTACGGTATTGGGCCGCTGCTGATTCTGGGGGCTGTTATGGTCATGCTGACCAACCTGCTGTTTGCCCTACTGGCAATGATAGGCAACCAACTCCCCATGTTGGTTGTGACGATTGTCGGCGATAACCTGGCCAACGGTTTGGCCAGCGCGGTCTTTATCGCGTTTTTATCAAGCCTGACATCAAGAGCCTACACCGCGACGCAGTACGCGCTGTTTTCATCACTGATGACGCTGCCAGGCAAGTTCATCAGTGGCTTTGGCGGCATCATGGTGACCTCACAGGGCTATGCCAGCTTTTTTGTGGCGGCAGCACTGCTTGGGTTACCCGCCGTTGCTTTGGCCATCTGGGTCAGCCGTGACAAGCAGCTGGTTCCAGCCCCTAAGGTTGTAAGCACTTAA
- a CDS encoding peptidylprolyl isomerase, protein MSIAAHQVVTLHYVLSDVQHDGEKQVLDDSEARQQPLEYLHGHNNIVPGLEQALEGQTAGSELSVTLMPADAYGIRNEALVQEVSRNSFGNAELEIGSRFQTEGEAGPQIVTVVALEGDQVTVDTNHPLAGRTLRYKVKILDVRDATRAELAKGHPLPPGTDHSKVEDRKVL, encoded by the coding sequence ATGTCGATTGCCGCGCATCAGGTTGTCACCCTGCATTACGTGCTTAGTGATGTTCAGCATGACGGAGAAAAGCAGGTGTTGGATGATTCCGAGGCTCGTCAGCAGCCGCTGGAATATTTGCATGGCCACAATAATATCGTGCCTGGCCTGGAGCAGGCGCTGGAAGGGCAGACAGCCGGTAGCGAGTTGAGCGTTACCTTGATGCCAGCAGATGCCTATGGCATTCGCAATGAAGCCCTGGTGCAGGAGGTTAGCCGCAACTCCTTTGGCAACGCGGAGCTTGAAATTGGCAGCCGTTTTCAGACCGAAGGCGAAGCCGGGCCGCAGATTGTCACTGTGGTAGCCCTTGAGGGTGATCAGGTAACGGTGGATACCAACCACCCGCTGGCGGGCAGAACTTTGCGCTACAAGGTCAAAATTCTTGATGTGCGTGATGCAACCCGCGCTGAGCTGGCCAAGGGGCATCCGCTGCCGCCGGGAACCGATCACAGCAAGGTGGAAGACCGCAAAGTGCTTTGA
- a CDS encoding GGDEF domain-containing protein: protein MVTPPKPSSAEKSPFHSLNRQARHKPKWFKRYLSWLSLSLMSFLALMLVIVYESRWVYPEIQAYFSQTGNLTGQQLATRSREYLQDIQAEILSEDVSGASAAGGSPMLTKLDLAYGLFDVSVYHEYACTQESLRLLDTLSQAISAQLISNLEAARQLHRPVKCLTEIEKDQLDRRGEAINRFADSTRSHNQLVTSISLVIFLVGLLFWWMHERQLRKVEKATRETLAWIQRALHDPLTGVGNRSALNEDLAALQGTSLGLILIDVDFFKQYNDTLGHPQGDKLLLTLTSLMANAFKVEARLYRLGGDEFAALLPCQSRAELEAFCDQLVSQVRHAALPHPSHPQHKAVTLSIGATRFCAGQSAYSQIYQNADHALYDVKAAGRDSWRVVD from the coding sequence ATGGTAACGCCACCTAAGCCATCTTCCGCTGAAAAGTCGCCCTTTCATTCACTTAACCGGCAAGCTCGTCATAAGCCTAAATGGTTCAAGCGCTATCTCAGCTGGCTGTCGTTAAGCCTGATGAGCTTTCTTGCCTTGATGCTGGTGATTGTCTATGAATCACGCTGGGTCTATCCGGAGATACAGGCCTACTTCAGCCAGACGGGTAACCTGACGGGTCAGCAGTTAGCCACCCGTTCCCGTGAGTACCTTCAGGATATTCAGGCTGAGATACTGTCAGAAGATGTTAGCGGCGCGTCAGCGGCTGGCGGATCGCCTATGTTAACCAAGCTTGACCTTGCTTATGGGTTGTTTGATGTATCGGTTTACCATGAGTACGCTTGCACGCAGGAAAGCCTGCGGTTATTGGATACCTTGTCACAGGCGATTTCAGCACAGTTGATAAGCAATCTGGAGGCGGCTCGTCAACTGCATCGCCCCGTCAAGTGTCTCACTGAAATAGAAAAGGATCAGCTTGATCGGCGCGGCGAAGCAATCAATCGTTTTGCTGACAGCACTCGCAGCCATAACCAGCTGGTGACCTCTATTAGTCTGGTAATTTTCCTGGTGGGGTTGCTGTTCTGGTGGATGCACGAGCGCCAGCTGAGAAAAGTTGAAAAAGCCACCCGCGAGACACTGGCCTGGATTCAGCGCGCCTTACATGACCCGCTGACGGGAGTAGGTAACCGCAGTGCGCTGAATGAGGATTTAGCGGCCTTGCAGGGAACTTCACTGGGGTTGATCCTGATTGATGTAGATTTCTTCAAGCAGTACAACGACACTCTGGGGCACCCTCAGGGAGACAAGCTATTGTTGACCCTTACCTCACTGATGGCGAATGCCTTTAAGGTAGAAGCAAGGCTATATCGTCTGGGAGGCGATGAATTTGCAGCGCTTCTTCCCTGTCAAAGCCGAGCAGAGCTGGAAGCATTTTGTGATCAGCTGGTGAGTCAGGTGAGGCATGCGGCCTTGCCGCATCCCTCCCATCCTCAGCATAAAGCGGTGACGCTGAGTATCGGCGCTACCCGTTTTTGCGCGGGTCAAAGCGCTTATTCACAGATTTATCAGAACGCCGATCATGCCCTCTACGACGTGAAAGCCGCAGGGCGAGATAGTTGGCGCGTCGTTGATTAG
- a CDS encoding transglycosylase SLT domain-containing protein: protein MDIGLALKMPRLAAWLVIGWLFSPVALASAEQALVPTFEAASQATSPANSQQQRWEKKMSPRLARFVSSADLHALILQRVYQEASLAGLPPSLILALIEVESAFRADAVSSAGAVGLMQIMPFWIEELGLAADNLKDPARNLRYGCTILAHYLAVENGDFTRALARYNGSLGKTWYPERVMRAWQRNWR from the coding sequence ATGGATATTGGGTTGGCCCTGAAGATGCCTCGGCTAGCGGCCTGGCTGGTAATCGGCTGGCTTTTCAGCCCTGTTGCACTGGCCAGCGCCGAGCAGGCCCTGGTGCCTACCTTTGAGGCAGCGTCTCAGGCAACCTCACCAGCCAATTCACAACAACAGCGCTGGGAAAAAAAGATGTCACCCCGGCTTGCCCGCTTTGTCTCATCAGCGGATCTACACGCTTTGATTTTGCAGCGTGTCTATCAGGAAGCCTCGCTGGCGGGGCTTCCTCCTTCGCTAATATTGGCACTGATTGAAGTCGAGAGTGCTTTCAGGGCAGATGCCGTATCGTCAGCCGGCGCGGTTGGGCTGATGCAGATCATGCCATTCTGGATTGAGGAGCTTGGCCTTGCCGCCGACAATCTCAAGGATCCCGCCAGAAACCTGCGCTACGGCTGCACGATTCTGGCCCATTATCTGGCGGTCGAAAACGGCGACTTCACCCGCGCCCTGGCGCGCTATAACGGTAGCCTTGGCAAGACCTGGTACCCGGAACGCGTGATGCGCGCCTGGCAACGAAACTGGCGCTAA
- a CDS encoding proline--tRNA ligase, producing the protein MRASQLLIATLKETPADAEVISHQLMLRAGMIRRLTSGLYTWLPLGLRTLRKVETIVREEMNRAGAQEVLMPAVQPAELWQESGRWEQYGPELLRLKDRHERDYCVGPTHEEVITDLVRREIASYKQLPVNFYQIQTKFRDEIRPRFGVMRSREFIMKDAYSFHLDEASLQDTYQAMYDAYTRIFTRLGLDFRPVIADNGSIGGTGSHEFHVLADSGEDDIVFSTGSDYAANMEKAEALPAPLNSPQERPAPSQEMTLVDTPNAKTIATLVEQHNLPIEKTIKTLMVHAAEGGLIALLVRGDHELNEVKAENHPRVATPLTMANEEEIRAVVGAGPGSLGPVGLEMPIIIDRSVALMSDFGAGANTDGKHYFGINWERDAPLPEVADLRNVVEGDPSPDGQGTLAIKRGIEVGHVFQLGQKYSKAMNANVLGDNGKTSHPWMGCYGIGITRVVAAAIEQNHDASGIIWPNAIAPFQVALVPMNAHKSQRIREESERLYQTLSAAGLDVLLDDRDTRPGVKFADLELMGVPHRLVIGDRGLDKGELEYKGRRDSDVTMIAADSVVDFLRDKAGLS; encoded by the coding sequence ATGCGCGCCAGCCAACTACTGATTGCCACGCTTAAAGAAACGCCCGCCGATGCCGAAGTTATCAGCCACCAGCTGATGCTGCGGGCCGGGATGATTCGCCGCCTGACATCCGGGCTTTACACCTGGCTGCCGCTGGGCCTGCGCACCCTGCGCAAGGTAGAAACCATCGTGCGTGAAGAAATGAACCGTGCAGGCGCACAGGAAGTGCTGATGCCAGCGGTTCAACCAGCAGAACTGTGGCAGGAATCCGGCCGCTGGGAGCAATACGGCCCGGAACTTTTGCGCCTCAAGGATCGCCACGAACGCGACTATTGCGTGGGCCCGACCCATGAAGAGGTCATCACCGACCTGGTACGCAGGGAAATTGCCAGCTATAAGCAGTTGCCGGTCAACTTTTATCAGATCCAGACCAAATTCCGTGATGAAATCCGTCCGCGCTTTGGGGTCATGCGCTCGCGTGAATTCATCATGAAGGATGCCTACTCCTTCCACCTGGATGAAGCGTCGCTGCAGGACACCTACCAGGCCATGTACGACGCCTACACGCGTATCTTCACGCGCCTGGGACTGGATTTCCGCCCGGTGATTGCGGATAACGGTTCGATTGGCGGCACCGGCTCCCATGAATTCCACGTACTGGCAGATTCCGGCGAGGATGACATCGTCTTCTCCACAGGCTCTGACTATGCCGCCAATATGGAAAAAGCCGAAGCCCTGCCTGCGCCCCTCAACAGCCCACAGGAACGCCCGGCCCCAAGCCAGGAAATGACCCTGGTTGACACCCCTAATGCCAAAACCATTGCCACCCTGGTCGAACAGCACAACCTGCCTATCGAAAAAACCATCAAGACCCTGATGGTTCACGCAGCGGAAGGCGGCCTGATTGCCTTGCTGGTGCGCGGCGACCATGAACTGAATGAAGTCAAAGCGGAGAATCACCCCCGGGTGGCTACCCCGCTGACCATGGCCAATGAAGAAGAAATTCGTGCCGTTGTCGGTGCAGGCCCTGGCTCACTGGGTCCGGTCGGGCTCGAAATGCCGATTATTATCGACCGCAGTGTGGCTCTGATGAGCGATTTCGGCGCCGGTGCCAATACGGATGGCAAGCACTACTTCGGCATTAACTGGGAGCGTGATGCGCCTCTGCCGGAAGTCGCCGACCTGCGCAACGTGGTGGAAGGTGACCCCTCACCAGACGGCCAGGGCACCCTGGCGATCAAGCGCGGCATTGAAGTGGGCCATGTCTTCCAGCTGGGCCAGAAGTACTCCAAGGCCATGAATGCCAACGTGCTGGGCGATAACGGCAAGACCAGCCACCCCTGGATGGGCTGCTACGGAATCGGCATCACCCGGGTGGTCGCTGCGGCCATTGAACAGAACCACGATGCCTCCGGGATTATCTGGCCCAATGCCATTGCTCCTTTCCAGGTGGCGCTGGTGCCCATGAACGCCCATAAATCACAGCGGATACGGGAAGAATCCGAACGCCTCTATCAGACGCTCAGCGCCGCCGGGCTGGATGTTTTGCTGGATGACCGCGACACCCGCCCAGGCGTCAAGTTTGCTGATCTGGAGCTGATGGGCGTTCCTCATCGCCTGGTGATTGGTGACCGCGGCCTGGACAAGGGTGAGCTGGAATACAAGGGCCGCCGCGACAGCGATGTCACCATGATTGCGGCCGACAGCGTGGTTGATTTTCTGCGTGATAAGGCCGGGCTCAGTTAA